From a single Apium graveolens cultivar Ventura chromosome 2, ASM990537v1, whole genome shotgun sequence genomic region:
- the LOC141686490 gene encoding uncharacterized protein LOC141686490 — protein MGDTHQNDESHSDNSNNASESDEISVESNLHPLYLQNIDHSGETKLQQVEGTENFGFWTGSIIIALSAKNKLEIVNGTCVRPNEDSPLRAQWDRINDMVISWIMNTVSDEVSNGMYFVTSTQDVWIELHDQFLSVNGHQVYQVLRAIYALEQGDKSIEIYYHKLRNLWDEYAALEAVLSCKCGCKCGFHKLHEDRNQRKKLLQFLMGLNDSFSVARGQILIMSPLPTISQAFSLVRQDEKQKQGSHMALSFLGNINNNSATPVKDIGFNGSFGTTNAGTKPSSGSQGTRSILKCTYCNKEGHTREFCFNFGNSLAQSFPSNSNGIQLQNQVSHMNQLMILLMNKKGQGNFSSLKDQGQTPPGVLAIGDHRDGLYFFNQSSSKHAASQSVHGAQASLHTLLSSAFVSNVSNAKMWHLRLRHPSDAIIKHIDCISSSCSSNDCPVCPLPKQSSASISDKLVTQPVILHTSVSQPIEPHIESDISVPKRSSTRSINRPQWWEDYHMPSNKALVNTVNQCVSSSIVSSQVILEPQYFYQAITQPQWMEAMQIELTALEQNNTWILVPLPPGKKTIGCKWVYKVKYRSNGEIECYKAHLVAKGYIQSEGIDYHDTFSPFAKMVTIRTFFLHWQLQRGGLLNNSMSTRCQQCFFSW, from the exons ATGGGAGATACACATCAAAATGATGAATCTCATTCGGATAATAGTAATAATGCTAGTGAATCTGACGAGATTTCTGTTGAATCAAATTTGCATCCTCTATATCTACAAAATATCGACCATTCAG gggaaacaaagcttcaacaagTAGAAGGAACAGAAAATTTTGGTTTTTGGACGGGGTCAATTATTATTGCACTGTCAGCTAAGAATAAGCTTGAAATTGTAAATGGGACTTGTGTAAGGCCTAATGAAGATTCACCATTGCGAGCTCAGTGGGACAGAATTAACGATATGGTCATAAGTTGGATCATGAATACCGTCTCAGATGAAGTAAGCAATGGGATGTATTTTGTAACTTCTACTCAAGATGTTTGGATTGAGTTACATGATCAGTTTTTGAGTGTTAATGGCCATCAGGTGTATCAGGTTTTAAGAGCGATTTATGCTTTGGAACAAGGTGATAAATCAATTGAGATTTATTATCACAAGTTGAGAAATCTTTGGGATGAATATGCAGCTTTGGAAGCAGTTCTTTCTTGCAAATGTGGTTGTAAATGTGGTTTTCATAAACTTCATGAAGACAGGAATCAAAGAAAGAAGTTACTGCAATTTCTAATGGGTTTAAATGACAGTTTCTCTGTGGCTAGGGGTCAGATTTTGATTATGTCTCCATTACCAACAATTTCACAAGCTTTCTCTCTTGTTAGGCAAGATGAAAAGCAAAAACAGGGGTCTCATATGGCTCTTTCTTTTCTTggaaatataaataataattctGCAACTCCTGTCAAGGATATTGGGTTCAATGGGTCTTTTGGTACTACTAATGCTGGCACTAAACCTTCATCTGGTAGTCAAGGCACCAGATCTATTTTGAAATGTACCTATTGTAACAAAGAAGGTCACACTAGggaattttgttttaatttt GGTAACTCTCTTGCTCAGTCCTTTCCCAGTAATTCTAATGGCATACAGTTGCAGAACCAGGTTTCTCACATGAATCAGTTAATGATCTTATTGATGAATAAAAAAGGGCAGGGAAATTTTTCTTCTCTAAAGGATCAG GGCCAGACTCCACCGGGAGTTCTAGCTATTGGTGACCACCGTGATGGTCTTTACTTCTTCAATCAATCTTCTTCCAAACATGCAGCATCTCAATCAGTTCATGGTGCTCAGGCTTCTTTACACACTCTTTTATCATCTGCTTTTGTTTCTAATGTCTCTAATGCCAAAATGTGGCACCTCAGATTAAGACACCCATCAGACGCTATTATAAAGCACATTGATTGCATTTCTTCATCTTGTTCTAGTAATGATTGCCCTGTATGTCCGTTGCCTAAACAAT CCTCTGCTTCGATTAGTGATAAGCTTGTCACTCAACCAGTTATTTTACATACTAGTGTTTCACAACCCATTGAGCCTCACATTGAGAGTGACATATCTGTTCCTAAAAGATCTTCGACAAGGTCTATCAATCGTCCGCAATGGTGGGAAGATTATCATATGCCCTCCAACAAAGCTTTGGTGAATACAGTAAATCAATGTGTTTCCAGTTCTATTGTTTCTTCTCAAGTGATCTTAGAACCACAATATTTTTATCAAGCTATTACTCAACCTCAGTGGATGGAGGCTATGCAGATAGAGCTCACAGCTCTTGAACAGAACAATACTTGGATTTTAGTACCTCTACCTCCTGGGAAGAAAACCATAGGATGCAAATGGGTCTATAAAGTTAAATATCGTTCCAATGGTGAAATTGAATGTTACAAGGCTCACTTGGTTGCAAAAGGTTACATTCAGTCCGAAGGTATAGATTATCATGATACATTTTCCCCGTTTGCAAAAATGGTGACAATTAGAACATTTTTTTTGCATTGGCAGCTGCAAAGGGGTGGATTGTTGAACAACTCGATGTCAACTCGATGTCAACAATGCTTTTTTTCATGGTGA
- the LOC141686508 gene encoding uncharacterized protein LOC141686508, with amino-acid sequence MARGSSSRNTGGNDNQQIVMDRSTFLEMLREVQRGQNPTANGQDRGGQTMFDHFMKQRPNYFKEAKTPMDVEVWIDHMEKIFRVLECSEVENARFATYRLEGDANTWWKSVVASHAPGYENTLTWKVFKTQFDQRYFPASIRDEYVREYQSITQRDDKSVADFQVRFQRLAGYARSVAESEVDKIMKFKWALKNSICNHIISNRYTSMDTLVDSARDQELHQADFLKKRDVQNQKRKREDERQHGFHKNGGSSGGFKPNDQRYNTRNFQQKNGNQGNEQKRPFNQTGNKEASNGHTIRDCQMPPKKPWDRKDQGEKSNQKTSGRVFSITAKDAASTPGTISGSLSVGNGNAIVLFDTGATHSFVSTSYSKHLDIAYTALISDFSVGTPMGVTILVNSQYLDCVVKVDDRELLVDLLPIQMRDFDIILGMDWLE; translated from the exons ATGGCAAGAGGTAGCAGTAGTCGAAATACTGGGGGGAATGATAATCAGCAGATTGTTATGGATAGGAGTACTTTTCTGGAGATGTTGCGGGAAGTTCAACGTGGACAGAATCCCACTGCTAACGGGCAAGATCGAGGTGGTCAAACTATGTTTGATCATTTTATGAAGCAAAGACCCAATTATTTTAAGGAGGCCAAGACTCCCATGGATGTTGAAGTTTGGATAGATCACATGGAGAAAATTTTCAGGGTCTTGGAGTGTTCAGAGGTGGAAAATGCTCGATTTGCTACTTATCGTCTTGAGGGGGATGCTAATACTTGGTGGAAGTCTGTGGTAGCGTCGCATGCACCTGGCTATGAAAATACTCTTACTTGGAAGGTATTCAAAACTCAGTTTGACCAGAGGTATTTTCCAGCCAGCATACGTGATGAATATGTAAGGGAGTATCAGAGTATTACTCAGAGAGATGATAAGTCGGTGGCAGACTTTCAAGTCAGATTTCAGAGGTTAGCTGGTTATGCAAGATCTGTGGCTGAGTCAGAAGTGGATAAAATCATGAAGTTTAAGTGGGCATTGAAGAATTCCATCTGCAACCATATCATCTCTAACCGCTATACATCTATGGACACCTTGGTTGACAGTGCCAGAGATCAAGAGCTTCATCAGGCTGACTTTCTCAAGAAACGAGACGTGCAaaatcagaaaagaaaaagagaagatGAACGTCAACATGGATTTCATAAAAATGGTGGTTCTTCAGGTGGATTCAAACCAAATGATCAGAGGTATAATACTCGTAATTTTCAGCAAAAGAATGGAAATCAAGGAAATGAGCAAAAGAGGCCTTTCAACCAAACTGGAAATAAGGAAGCATCTAAT GGTCACACTATTCGAGACTGTCAGATGCCACCAAAGAAGCCTTGGGATCGTAAGGATCAGGGAGAGAAAAGCAACCAGAAGACTTCCGGTCGTGTGTTTTCCATCACTGCAAAAGATGCTGCAAGTACTCCAGGTACCATTTCAGGATCACTTTCTGTCGGTAATGGAAATGCTATAGTCTTATTTGATACTGGAGCTACACATTCATTTGTCTCTACATCTTATTCTAAACACTTAGATATTGCATATACTGCACTTATATCGGATTTTTCTGTTGGCACTCCTATGGGTGTAACTATACTTGTAAATTCTCAGTATCTTGATTGTGTAGTTAAAGTAGACGATAGAGAACTACTTGTAGATCTCTTACCTATTCAGATGAGGGACTTTGATATCATACTGGGGATGGATTGGCTGGAGTGA
- the LOC141707110 gene encoding uncharacterized protein LOC141707110, with product MTTQNKELLHFPIPQKYLLPAKEIKNRNMAATLSLVKLPPQLQPLKNNDNNITKNTIKLLLSKHSSSQQAPLLSTHSIIPHLKSISLPLSAITLPFLLDSKDALAAGGEFGLLEGRSLALIHPIVMGALFAYTLYAGYLGWQWRRVRTIQNEITELKKEVKPVPVTPDGTPSQPLKPSPVESKIQQLTEERKELIKGSYRDKHFNAGSILLAFGVFESIGGGVNTWLRTGKLFPGPHLFAGAAITVLWAAAAALVPPMQKGNETARSLHIALNAVNVLLFVWQIPTGLDIVLKVFEFTKWP from the exons ATGACCACACAAAACAAAGAACTACTCCACTTTCCTATCCCACAAAAGTACCTCCTCCCtgcaaaagaaatcaagaacagGAACATGGCAGCCACGCTCAGCCTAGTAAAACTCCCACCACAGCTTCAACCATTGAAAAATAATGATAATAACATCACCAAAAACACCATCAAGCTTCTCCTTTCCAAACACTCATCTTCTCAGCAAGCTCCACTCCTCAGCACTCACTCTATTATTCCCCACTTAAAATCTATATCTCTTCCTCTCTCTGCAATCACATTACCCTTCTTATTAGATTCAAAG GATGCATTGGCTGCTGGCGGGGAGTTTGGATTACTGGAAGGAAGATCACTTGCTTTGATTCACCCCATTGTGATGGGTGCTTTGTTTGCATATACATTATATGCTGGTTATTTGGGTTGGCAATGGCGTCGAGTTCGGACTATTCAGAATGAGATTACTGAGTTGAAGAAGGAAGTTAAGCCTGTTCCTGTTACACCTGATGGTACCCCATCACAGCCTCTTAAACCTTCACCTGTTGAATCCAAAATTCAGCAGCTCACTGAG GAGCGCAAGGAATTAATTAAAGGATCATATAGAGACAAACACTTCAATgctggttcaattcttcttgcatttgGAGTTTTCGAGTCAATCGGTGGAGGAGTCAACACCTGGCTAAGGACAGGAAAGCTATTTCCAGGGCCTCATCTTTTTGCAGGGGCAG CAATAACAGTGTTGTGGGCAGCTGCGGCAGCTCTTGTGCCTCCTATGCAAAAAGGAAATGAGACTGCAAGAAGTCTTCACATTGCACTAAATGCAGTCAATGTGCTACTCTTTGTATGGCAGATCCCCACAGGACTTGATATAGTTTTGAAAGTGTTCGAATTCACTAAATGGCCTTGA